One window from the genome of Macaca fascicularis isolate 582-1 chromosome 7, T2T-MFA8v1.1 encodes:
- the LTK gene encoding leukocyte tyrosine kinase receptor isoform X5: MGRWGRLLVWFRAVGAILCSSPGSQEPFQPSSPLPLASPGPQDPKVSAPPSILEPASQLNSLGTEGSWLFSTCGASGRHGPTQTQCDGAYAGTSVVVTVGAAGQLRGVQLWRVPGPGQYLISAYGAAGGKGAKNHLSRAHGVFVSAIFSLGLGESLYILVGQQGEDACPGGSPESQLVCLGESRAVEEHAAMDGSEEVPGSRRWAGGGGGGGGATYVFRVRAGELEPLLVAAGGGGRAYLRPRDRGRTQAAPEKLENRSEAPGSGGTGGAAGGDASETDNLWADGEDGVSFIHPSSELYLQPLAVTENHGEVEIRRHLNCSHCPLKDCQWQAELQLAECLCPEGMELAVDNVTCMDLPNPPGPLVLMVAVVATSTLSLFMVCGVLILVKQKKWQGLRETRLPSPELELSKLRTSAIRTAPNPYYCQVGLGPAQSWPLPPGVTEVSPANVTLLRALGHGAFGEVYEGLVTGLPGDSSPLQVAIKTLPELCSPQDELDFLMEALIISKFSHQNIVRCVGLSLRAAPRLILLELMSGGDMKSFLRHSRPHLDQPSPLVMRDLLQLAQDIAQGCHYLEENHFIHRDIAARNCLLSCTGPSRVAKIGDFGMARDIYRASYYRRGDRALLPVKWMPPEAFLEGIFTSKTDSWSFGVLLWEIFSLGYMPYPGRTNQEVLDFVVAGGRMDPPRGCPGPVYRIMTQCWQHEPELRPSFASILERLQYCTQDPDVLNSPLPMELGPTPEEEGASGLGNRSLACLRPPQPQELSPGKLKSWGGSPLGPWLSSGLKPLKSRGLQPQNLWNPTYRS; this comes from the exons ATGGGACGCTGGGGCCGGCTGCTGGTGTGGTTCAGAGCTGTGG GCGCCATTCTCTGCTCTAGCCCGGGGTCCCAGGAGCCTTTTCAGCCGTCCTCACCCCTGCCGCTGGCAAGTCCCGGCCCCCAGGACCCGAAAGTCAGCGCCCCGCCTAGCATCTTGGAGCCAGCCTCCCAGCTGAATTCTCTGG GCACCGAGGGGTCCTGGCTGTTTTCTACCTGCGGGGCCAGCGGCCGGCATGGGCCCACACAGACACAATGTGATGGGGCCTACGCGGGGACCAGCGTGGTGGTGACCGTGGGGGCCGCCGGGCAGCTGAGAGGCGTGCAGCTGTGGCGCGTGCCGGGCCCTGGCCAGTATCT GATCTCAGCCTACGGAGCCGCGGGCGGCAAAGGCGCCAAGAACCACCTGTCGCGGGCGCATGGCGTCTTCGTCTCAGCAATCTTCTCCCTCGGTCTCGGGGAGTCGCTGTACATCCTGGTGGGGCAGCAGGGAGAGGACGCCTGTCCCGGA GGTAGCCCGGAGAGCCAGCTCGTCTGCCTCGGGGAGTCTCGAGCTGTTGAAGAGCACGCGGCGATGGATGGGAGCGAAGAGGTCCCAGGGTCGCGGCGCTGGGCGGGAGGCGGCGGGGGTGGCGGGGGCGCCACCTACGTTTTCCGG GTGCGCGCCGGAGAGCTGGAACCGCTGCTGGTGGCGGCCGGAGGCGGCGGTCGGGCCTACCTGAGGCCGCGGGACCGAGGCCGGACTCAGGCCGCCCCCGAGAAACTGGAGAACCGCTCGGAGGCGCCCGGAAGCGGCGGGACAGGCGGGGCGGCAG GGGGTGATGCTTCAGAGACTGACAACCTCTGGGCTGATGGGGAAGATGGAGTATCCTTCATACACCCCAGCAGCGAGCTCTATCTGCAGCCTCTGGCAG TCACCGAGAACCACGGAGAGGTAGAAATCCGAAGGCACCTCAACTGCAGTCACTGCCCTTTGAAAGACTGCCAATGGCAGGCAGAGCTCCAGTTGGCTGAGTGCCTGTGCCCAGAAGGCATGGAGCTAGCTGTGGATAACGTCACCTGCATGG ACCTGCCCAACCCCCCAGGCCCTCTGGTTCTGATGGTGGCTGTGGTGGCAACCTCAACACTGAGCCTCTTTATGGTGTGTGGGGTCCTGATTCTGG tgaAGCAGAAGAAGTGGCAGGGCCTGCGGGAGACGAGGCTGCCGAGCCCTGAGCTTGAGCTGAGCAAGCTTCGAACCTCTGCCATCAGGACGGCCCCCAATCCCTATTATTGCCAGGTGGGGCTTGGCCCGGCCCAGTCCTGGCCTCTGCCCCCAGGTGTCACCGAGGTTTCCCCAGCCAATGTTACTCTGCTCAG AGCCCTGGGCCATGGTGCCTTTGGGGAGGTGTATGAGGGACTGGTAACTGGCCTTCCTGGGGACTCCAGTCCCCTGCAGGTGGCTatcaag ACCCTGCCAGAACTCTGCTCTCCTCAGGATGAGCTGGATTTCCTCATGGAGGCACTCATCATCAG CAAGTTTAGCCATCAGAACATTGTGCGGTGTGTGGGGCTCAGCCTCAGGGCCGCCCCTCGCCTCATTCTGCTGGAACTGATGTCTGGAGGGGACATGAAGAGTTTCCTGAGGCACAGTCGTCCACACCTG GACCAGCCATCACCTCTGGTCATGCGGGATCTGCTGCAACTGGCCCAGGACATAGCCCAGGGCTGCCACTACCTGGAGGAAAATCACTTCATCCACAG GGATATTGCTGCGCGGAACTGCCTGCTGAGCTGCACTGGGCCCAGCCGTGTGGCCAAGATTGGGGACTTCGGGATGGCACGAGATATCTACCG GGCCAGTTATTACCGCAGGGGGGACCGGGCCTTGCTCCCAGTCAAGTGGATGCCCCCAGAGGCCTTCCTGGAGGGCATCTTCACATCCAAGACAGATTCCTG GTCTTTTGGGGTGCTTCTCTGGGAGATCTTCTCACTGGGCTACATGCCCTATCCTGGGCGCACCAACCAGGAGGTGCTGGACTTCGTGGTTGCAGGGGGCCGGATGGACCCTCCTAGGGGCTGCCCAGGGCCTGT GTACCGCATCATGACCCAGTGTTGGCAGCACGAGCCTGAGCTCCGCCCCAGCTTTGCCAGCATCTTGGAGCGTCTTCAGTACTGCACTCAG GACCCTGATGTGCTGAATTCACCCCTGCCAATGGAGCTGGGGCCCACCCCAGAGGAGGAAGGGGCTTCTGGGCTGGGGAACAGATCTTTGGCGTGCCTAAGACCCCCACAGCCCCAGGAACTGAGTCCAGGGAAGTTGAAAAGTTGGGGAGGTAGCCCTCTTGGCCCCTGGCTTTCCTCTGGCCTCAAGCCCCTCAAATCCAGGGGCCTCCAACCTCAGAACCTCTGGAATCCCACCTATCGCTCCTGA
- the LTK gene encoding leukocyte tyrosine kinase receptor isoform X7 — protein sequence MGRWGRLLVWFRAVGAILCSSPGSQEPFQPSSPLPLASPGPQDPKVSAPPSILEPASQLNSLGTEGSWLFSTCGASGRHGPTQTQCDGAYAGTSVVVTVGAAGQLRGVQLWRVPGPGQYLISAYGAAGGKGAKNHLSRAHGVFVSAIFSLGLGESLYILVGQQGEDACPGGSPESQLVCLGESRAVEEHAAMDGSEEVPGSRRWAGGGGGGGGATYVFRVRAGELEPLLVAAGGGGRAYLRPRDRGRTQAAPEKLENRSEAPGSGGTGGAAGGDASETDNLWADGEDGVSFIHPSSELYLQPLAVTENHGEVEIRRHLNCSHCPLKDCQWQAELQLAECLCPEGMELAVDNVTCMDLPNPPGPLVLMVAVVATSTLSLFMVCGVLILGGAWPGPVLASAPRCHRGFPSQCYSAQTLPELCSPQDELDFLMEALIISKFSHQNIVRCVGLSLRAAPRLILLELMSGGDMKSFLRHSRPHLDQPSPLVMRDLLQLAQDIAQGCHYLEENHFIHRDIAARNCLLSCTGPSRVAKIGDFGMARDIYRASYYRRGDRALLPVKWMPPEAFLEGIFTSKTDSWSFGVLLWEIFSLGYMPYPGRTNQEVLDFVVAGGRMDPPRGCPGPVYRIMTQCWQHEPELRPSFASILERLQYCTQDPDVLNSPLPMELGPTPEEEGASGLGNRSLACLRPPQPQELSPGKLKSWGGSPLGPWLSSGLKPLKSRGLQPQNLWNPTYRS from the exons ATGGGACGCTGGGGCCGGCTGCTGGTGTGGTTCAGAGCTGTGG GCGCCATTCTCTGCTCTAGCCCGGGGTCCCAGGAGCCTTTTCAGCCGTCCTCACCCCTGCCGCTGGCAAGTCCCGGCCCCCAGGACCCGAAAGTCAGCGCCCCGCCTAGCATCTTGGAGCCAGCCTCCCAGCTGAATTCTCTGG GCACCGAGGGGTCCTGGCTGTTTTCTACCTGCGGGGCCAGCGGCCGGCATGGGCCCACACAGACACAATGTGATGGGGCCTACGCGGGGACCAGCGTGGTGGTGACCGTGGGGGCCGCCGGGCAGCTGAGAGGCGTGCAGCTGTGGCGCGTGCCGGGCCCTGGCCAGTATCT GATCTCAGCCTACGGAGCCGCGGGCGGCAAAGGCGCCAAGAACCACCTGTCGCGGGCGCATGGCGTCTTCGTCTCAGCAATCTTCTCCCTCGGTCTCGGGGAGTCGCTGTACATCCTGGTGGGGCAGCAGGGAGAGGACGCCTGTCCCGGA GGTAGCCCGGAGAGCCAGCTCGTCTGCCTCGGGGAGTCTCGAGCTGTTGAAGAGCACGCGGCGATGGATGGGAGCGAAGAGGTCCCAGGGTCGCGGCGCTGGGCGGGAGGCGGCGGGGGTGGCGGGGGCGCCACCTACGTTTTCCGG GTGCGCGCCGGAGAGCTGGAACCGCTGCTGGTGGCGGCCGGAGGCGGCGGTCGGGCCTACCTGAGGCCGCGGGACCGAGGCCGGACTCAGGCCGCCCCCGAGAAACTGGAGAACCGCTCGGAGGCGCCCGGAAGCGGCGGGACAGGCGGGGCGGCAG GGGGTGATGCTTCAGAGACTGACAACCTCTGGGCTGATGGGGAAGATGGAGTATCCTTCATACACCCCAGCAGCGAGCTCTATCTGCAGCCTCTGGCAG TCACCGAGAACCACGGAGAGGTAGAAATCCGAAGGCACCTCAACTGCAGTCACTGCCCTTTGAAAGACTGCCAATGGCAGGCAGAGCTCCAGTTGGCTGAGTGCCTGTGCCCAGAAGGCATGGAGCTAGCTGTGGATAACGTCACCTGCATGG ACCTGCCCAACCCCCCAGGCCCTCTGGTTCTGATGGTGGCTGTGGTGGCAACCTCAACACTGAGCCTCTTTATGGTGTGTGGGGTCCTGATTCTGG GTGGGGCTTGGCCCGGCCCAGTCCTGGCCTCTGCCCCCAGGTGTCACCGAGGTTTCCCCAGCCAATGTTACTCTGCTCAG ACCCTGCCAGAACTCTGCTCTCCTCAGGATGAGCTGGATTTCCTCATGGAGGCACTCATCATCAG CAAGTTTAGCCATCAGAACATTGTGCGGTGTGTGGGGCTCAGCCTCAGGGCCGCCCCTCGCCTCATTCTGCTGGAACTGATGTCTGGAGGGGACATGAAGAGTTTCCTGAGGCACAGTCGTCCACACCTG GACCAGCCATCACCTCTGGTCATGCGGGATCTGCTGCAACTGGCCCAGGACATAGCCCAGGGCTGCCACTACCTGGAGGAAAATCACTTCATCCACAG GGATATTGCTGCGCGGAACTGCCTGCTGAGCTGCACTGGGCCCAGCCGTGTGGCCAAGATTGGGGACTTCGGGATGGCACGAGATATCTACCG GGCCAGTTATTACCGCAGGGGGGACCGGGCCTTGCTCCCAGTCAAGTGGATGCCCCCAGAGGCCTTCCTGGAGGGCATCTTCACATCCAAGACAGATTCCTG GTCTTTTGGGGTGCTTCTCTGGGAGATCTTCTCACTGGGCTACATGCCCTATCCTGGGCGCACCAACCAGGAGGTGCTGGACTTCGTGGTTGCAGGGGGCCGGATGGACCCTCCTAGGGGCTGCCCAGGGCCTGT GTACCGCATCATGACCCAGTGTTGGCAGCACGAGCCTGAGCTCCGCCCCAGCTTTGCCAGCATCTTGGAGCGTCTTCAGTACTGCACTCAG GACCCTGATGTGCTGAATTCACCCCTGCCAATGGAGCTGGGGCCCACCCCAGAGGAGGAAGGGGCTTCTGGGCTGGGGAACAGATCTTTGGCGTGCCTAAGACCCCCACAGCCCCAGGAACTGAGTCCAGGGAAGTTGAAAAGTTGGGGAGGTAGCCCTCTTGGCCCCTGGCTTTCCTCTGGCCTCAAGCCCCTCAAATCCAGGGGCCTCCAACCTCAGAACCTCTGGAATCCCACCTATCGCTCCTGA
- the LTK gene encoding leukocyte tyrosine kinase receptor isoform X3, with protein sequence MGRWGRLLVWFRAVGAILCSSPGSQEPFQPSSPLPLASPGPQDPKVSAPPSILEPASQLNSLGTEGSWLFSTCGASGRHGPTQTQCDGAYAGTSVVVTVGAAGQLRGVQLWRVPGPGQYLISAYGAAGGKGAKNHLSRAHGVFVSAIFSLGLGESLYILVGQQGEDACPGGSPESQLVCLGESRAVEEHAAMDGSEEVPGSRRWAGGGGGGGGATYVFRVRAGELEPLLVAAGGGGRAYLRPRDRGRTQAAPEKLENRSEAPGSGGTGGAAGGGGGWTSRAPSPQAGRSLQEGAEGGQGCSEAWATLGWAAAGGFGGGGGACTAGGGGGGYRVTENHGEVEIRRHLNCSHCPLKDCQWQAELQLAECLCPEGMELAVDNVTCMDLPNPPGPLVLMVAVVATSTLSLFMVCGVLILVKQKKWQGLRETRLPSPELELSKLRTSAIRTAPNPYYCQVGLGPAQSWPLPPGVTEVSPANVTLLRALGHGAFGEVYEGLVTGLPGDSSPLQVAIKTLPELCSPQDELDFLMEALIISKFSHQNIVRCVGLSLRAAPRLILLELMSGGDMKSFLRHSRPHLDQPSPLVMRDLLQLAQDIAQGCHYLEENHFIHRDIAARNCLLSCTGPSRVAKIGDFGMARDIYRASYYRRGDRALLPVKWMPPEAFLEGIFTSKTDSWSFGVLLWEIFSLGYMPYPGRTNQEVLDFVVAGGRMDPPRGCPGPVYRIMTQCWQHEPELRPSFASILERLQYCTQDPDVLNSPLPMELGPTPEEEGASGLGNRSLACLRPPQPQELSPGKLKSWGGSPLGPWLSSGLKPLKSRGLQPQNLWNPTYRS encoded by the exons ATGGGACGCTGGGGCCGGCTGCTGGTGTGGTTCAGAGCTGTGG GCGCCATTCTCTGCTCTAGCCCGGGGTCCCAGGAGCCTTTTCAGCCGTCCTCACCCCTGCCGCTGGCAAGTCCCGGCCCCCAGGACCCGAAAGTCAGCGCCCCGCCTAGCATCTTGGAGCCAGCCTCCCAGCTGAATTCTCTGG GCACCGAGGGGTCCTGGCTGTTTTCTACCTGCGGGGCCAGCGGCCGGCATGGGCCCACACAGACACAATGTGATGGGGCCTACGCGGGGACCAGCGTGGTGGTGACCGTGGGGGCCGCCGGGCAGCTGAGAGGCGTGCAGCTGTGGCGCGTGCCGGGCCCTGGCCAGTATCT GATCTCAGCCTACGGAGCCGCGGGCGGCAAAGGCGCCAAGAACCACCTGTCGCGGGCGCATGGCGTCTTCGTCTCAGCAATCTTCTCCCTCGGTCTCGGGGAGTCGCTGTACATCCTGGTGGGGCAGCAGGGAGAGGACGCCTGTCCCGGA GGTAGCCCGGAGAGCCAGCTCGTCTGCCTCGGGGAGTCTCGAGCTGTTGAAGAGCACGCGGCGATGGATGGGAGCGAAGAGGTCCCAGGGTCGCGGCGCTGGGCGGGAGGCGGCGGGGGTGGCGGGGGCGCCACCTACGTTTTCCGG GTGCGCGCCGGAGAGCTGGAACCGCTGCTGGTGGCGGCCGGAGGCGGCGGTCGGGCCTACCTGAGGCCGCGGGACCGAGGCCGGACTCAGGCCGCCCCCGAGAAACTGGAGAACCGCTCGGAGGCGCCCGGAAGCGGCGGGACAGGCGGGGCGGCAG GTGGTGGGGGCGGCTGGACGTCGCGGGCTCCCTCTCCGCAGGCCGGCCGCTCACTGCAGGAGGGGGCGGAGGGCGGCCAGGGCTGCTCCGAGGCTTGGGCGACCCTTGGTTGGGCCGCGGCTGGCGGCTTcgggggcggcggcggggccTGCACTGCgggcggaggcggcggcggctATCGGG TCACCGAGAACCACGGAGAGGTAGAAATCCGAAGGCACCTCAACTGCAGTCACTGCCCTTTGAAAGACTGCCAATGGCAGGCAGAGCTCCAGTTGGCTGAGTGCCTGTGCCCAGAAGGCATGGAGCTAGCTGTGGATAACGTCACCTGCATGG ACCTGCCCAACCCCCCAGGCCCTCTGGTTCTGATGGTGGCTGTGGTGGCAACCTCAACACTGAGCCTCTTTATGGTGTGTGGGGTCCTGATTCTGG tgaAGCAGAAGAAGTGGCAGGGCCTGCGGGAGACGAGGCTGCCGAGCCCTGAGCTTGAGCTGAGCAAGCTTCGAACCTCTGCCATCAGGACGGCCCCCAATCCCTATTATTGCCAGGTGGGGCTTGGCCCGGCCCAGTCCTGGCCTCTGCCCCCAGGTGTCACCGAGGTTTCCCCAGCCAATGTTACTCTGCTCAG AGCCCTGGGCCATGGTGCCTTTGGGGAGGTGTATGAGGGACTGGTAACTGGCCTTCCTGGGGACTCCAGTCCCCTGCAGGTGGCTatcaag ACCCTGCCAGAACTCTGCTCTCCTCAGGATGAGCTGGATTTCCTCATGGAGGCACTCATCATCAG CAAGTTTAGCCATCAGAACATTGTGCGGTGTGTGGGGCTCAGCCTCAGGGCCGCCCCTCGCCTCATTCTGCTGGAACTGATGTCTGGAGGGGACATGAAGAGTTTCCTGAGGCACAGTCGTCCACACCTG GACCAGCCATCACCTCTGGTCATGCGGGATCTGCTGCAACTGGCCCAGGACATAGCCCAGGGCTGCCACTACCTGGAGGAAAATCACTTCATCCACAG GGATATTGCTGCGCGGAACTGCCTGCTGAGCTGCACTGGGCCCAGCCGTGTGGCCAAGATTGGGGACTTCGGGATGGCACGAGATATCTACCG GGCCAGTTATTACCGCAGGGGGGACCGGGCCTTGCTCCCAGTCAAGTGGATGCCCCCAGAGGCCTTCCTGGAGGGCATCTTCACATCCAAGACAGATTCCTG GTCTTTTGGGGTGCTTCTCTGGGAGATCTTCTCACTGGGCTACATGCCCTATCCTGGGCGCACCAACCAGGAGGTGCTGGACTTCGTGGTTGCAGGGGGCCGGATGGACCCTCCTAGGGGCTGCCCAGGGCCTGT GTACCGCATCATGACCCAGTGTTGGCAGCACGAGCCTGAGCTCCGCCCCAGCTTTGCCAGCATCTTGGAGCGTCTTCAGTACTGCACTCAG GACCCTGATGTGCTGAATTCACCCCTGCCAATGGAGCTGGGGCCCACCCCAGAGGAGGAAGGGGCTTCTGGGCTGGGGAACAGATCTTTGGCGTGCCTAAGACCCCCACAGCCCCAGGAACTGAGTCCAGGGAAGTTGAAAAGTTGGGGAGGTAGCCCTCTTGGCCCCTGGCTTTCCTCTGGCCTCAAGCCCCTCAAATCCAGGGGCCTCCAACCTCAGAACCTCTGGAATCCCACCTATCGCTCCTGA
- the LTK gene encoding leukocyte tyrosine kinase receptor isoform X2 gives MGRWGRLLVWFRAVGAILCSSPGSQEPFQPSSPLPLASPGPQDPKVSAPPSILEPASQLNSLGTEGSWLFSTCGASGRHGPTQTQCDGAYAGTSVVVTVGAAGQLRGVQLWRVPGPGQYLISAYGAAGGKGAKNHLSRAHGVFVSAIFSLGLGESLYILVGQQGEDACPGGSPESQLVCLGESRAVEEHAAMDGSEEVPGSRRWAGGGGGGGGATYVFRVRAGELEPLLVAAGGGGRAYLRPRDRGRTQAAPEKLENRSEAPGSGGTGGAAGGGGGWTSRAPSPQAGRSLQEGAEGGQGCSEAWATLGWAAAGGFGGGGGACTAGGGGGGYRGGDASETDNLWADGEDGVSFIHPSSELYLQPLAVTENHGEVEIRRHLNCSHCPLKDCQWQAELQLAECLCPEGMELAVDNVTCMVKQKKWQGLRETRLPSPELELSKLRTSAIRTAPNPYYCQVGLGPAQSWPLPPGVTEVSPANVTLLRALGHGAFGEVYEGLVTGLPGDSSPLQVAIKTLPELCSPQDELDFLMEALIISKFSHQNIVRCVGLSLRAAPRLILLELMSGGDMKSFLRHSRPHLDQPSPLVMRDLLQLAQDIAQGCHYLEENHFIHRDIAARNCLLSCTGPSRVAKIGDFGMARDIYRASYYRRGDRALLPVKWMPPEAFLEGIFTSKTDSWSFGVLLWEIFSLGYMPYPGRTNQEVLDFVVAGGRMDPPRGCPGPVYRIMTQCWQHEPELRPSFASILERLQYCTQDPDVLNSPLPMELGPTPEEEGASGLGNRSLACLRPPQPQELSPGKLKSWGGSPLGPWLSSGLKPLKSRGLQPQNLWNPTYRS, from the exons ATGGGACGCTGGGGCCGGCTGCTGGTGTGGTTCAGAGCTGTGG GCGCCATTCTCTGCTCTAGCCCGGGGTCCCAGGAGCCTTTTCAGCCGTCCTCACCCCTGCCGCTGGCAAGTCCCGGCCCCCAGGACCCGAAAGTCAGCGCCCCGCCTAGCATCTTGGAGCCAGCCTCCCAGCTGAATTCTCTGG GCACCGAGGGGTCCTGGCTGTTTTCTACCTGCGGGGCCAGCGGCCGGCATGGGCCCACACAGACACAATGTGATGGGGCCTACGCGGGGACCAGCGTGGTGGTGACCGTGGGGGCCGCCGGGCAGCTGAGAGGCGTGCAGCTGTGGCGCGTGCCGGGCCCTGGCCAGTATCT GATCTCAGCCTACGGAGCCGCGGGCGGCAAAGGCGCCAAGAACCACCTGTCGCGGGCGCATGGCGTCTTCGTCTCAGCAATCTTCTCCCTCGGTCTCGGGGAGTCGCTGTACATCCTGGTGGGGCAGCAGGGAGAGGACGCCTGTCCCGGA GGTAGCCCGGAGAGCCAGCTCGTCTGCCTCGGGGAGTCTCGAGCTGTTGAAGAGCACGCGGCGATGGATGGGAGCGAAGAGGTCCCAGGGTCGCGGCGCTGGGCGGGAGGCGGCGGGGGTGGCGGGGGCGCCACCTACGTTTTCCGG GTGCGCGCCGGAGAGCTGGAACCGCTGCTGGTGGCGGCCGGAGGCGGCGGTCGGGCCTACCTGAGGCCGCGGGACCGAGGCCGGACTCAGGCCGCCCCCGAGAAACTGGAGAACCGCTCGGAGGCGCCCGGAAGCGGCGGGACAGGCGGGGCGGCAG GTGGTGGGGGCGGCTGGACGTCGCGGGCTCCCTCTCCGCAGGCCGGCCGCTCACTGCAGGAGGGGGCGGAGGGCGGCCAGGGCTGCTCCGAGGCTTGGGCGACCCTTGGTTGGGCCGCGGCTGGCGGCTTcgggggcggcggcggggccTGCACTGCgggcggaggcggcggcggctATCGGG GGGGTGATGCTTCAGAGACTGACAACCTCTGGGCTGATGGGGAAGATGGAGTATCCTTCATACACCCCAGCAGCGAGCTCTATCTGCAGCCTCTGGCAG TCACCGAGAACCACGGAGAGGTAGAAATCCGAAGGCACCTCAACTGCAGTCACTGCCCTTTGAAAGACTGCCAATGGCAGGCAGAGCTCCAGTTGGCTGAGTGCCTGTGCCCAGAAGGCATGGAGCTAGCTGTGGATAACGTCACCTGCATGG tgaAGCAGAAGAAGTGGCAGGGCCTGCGGGAGACGAGGCTGCCGAGCCCTGAGCTTGAGCTGAGCAAGCTTCGAACCTCTGCCATCAGGACGGCCCCCAATCCCTATTATTGCCAGGTGGGGCTTGGCCCGGCCCAGTCCTGGCCTCTGCCCCCAGGTGTCACCGAGGTTTCCCCAGCCAATGTTACTCTGCTCAG AGCCCTGGGCCATGGTGCCTTTGGGGAGGTGTATGAGGGACTGGTAACTGGCCTTCCTGGGGACTCCAGTCCCCTGCAGGTGGCTatcaag ACCCTGCCAGAACTCTGCTCTCCTCAGGATGAGCTGGATTTCCTCATGGAGGCACTCATCATCAG CAAGTTTAGCCATCAGAACATTGTGCGGTGTGTGGGGCTCAGCCTCAGGGCCGCCCCTCGCCTCATTCTGCTGGAACTGATGTCTGGAGGGGACATGAAGAGTTTCCTGAGGCACAGTCGTCCACACCTG GACCAGCCATCACCTCTGGTCATGCGGGATCTGCTGCAACTGGCCCAGGACATAGCCCAGGGCTGCCACTACCTGGAGGAAAATCACTTCATCCACAG GGATATTGCTGCGCGGAACTGCCTGCTGAGCTGCACTGGGCCCAGCCGTGTGGCCAAGATTGGGGACTTCGGGATGGCACGAGATATCTACCG GGCCAGTTATTACCGCAGGGGGGACCGGGCCTTGCTCCCAGTCAAGTGGATGCCCCCAGAGGCCTTCCTGGAGGGCATCTTCACATCCAAGACAGATTCCTG GTCTTTTGGGGTGCTTCTCTGGGAGATCTTCTCACTGGGCTACATGCCCTATCCTGGGCGCACCAACCAGGAGGTGCTGGACTTCGTGGTTGCAGGGGGCCGGATGGACCCTCCTAGGGGCTGCCCAGGGCCTGT GTACCGCATCATGACCCAGTGTTGGCAGCACGAGCCTGAGCTCCGCCCCAGCTTTGCCAGCATCTTGGAGCGTCTTCAGTACTGCACTCAG GACCCTGATGTGCTGAATTCACCCCTGCCAATGGAGCTGGGGCCCACCCCAGAGGAGGAAGGGGCTTCTGGGCTGGGGAACAGATCTTTGGCGTGCCTAAGACCCCCACAGCCCCAGGAACTGAGTCCAGGGAAGTTGAAAAGTTGGGGAGGTAGCCCTCTTGGCCCCTGGCTTTCCTCTGGCCTCAAGCCCCTCAAATCCAGGGGCCTCCAACCTCAGAACCTCTGGAATCCCACCTATCGCTCCTGA